The genomic DNA GGGCATGTTATTTCACACCCCATTTTAATGtacctccactttttcgCGGTAGGGGGGGACCCTTCAGGCAACAGTTTTCGTATTCTAAATCCTCGACATCTTCGCTCTGCAACTTCAGTTATAACTGGCTCATCTCCGCATAGGATGACGCTCGTCCTAAAACCACCGTCACTGGGTGACCTTATGGTATTTGAGGACTTTCTCACTCATCCTACTCATCACCAACCCAAGTCCATGGCTGAGAGAAAACATGACTGGCCAAGTCGGACGGAAAAGAGATACAAATGTGCCTATGAAGGATGCGATAGAGCTTACACCAAACCATCAAGACTTGCTGAGCATGAGATGACCCATCGAAATGAGGTGCGTATCGTTTGTGCCCGACTCTGTAATTAGCTGACGGAATACCCAGCGACCCTTCGCCTGTTCACAATGCCCTCGGACATACTTCAGAGAAGACCACCTCAAAGCCCATGCGCGCACCCATTCGAACGTAAAGATCAAGCCCTTCCCGTGTACCCGTGAAGGCTGCAAACAGTCTTTCTGGACTGCATCAAAACTTCGTCGACATGAAGAGGTTCACGATAAGGACGGTGCCTATCCTGTGAGCTGAAGCACTAGCGTCTATATATTGTCCGATGCTGACGCCGGCCACAGTGTGACAAGTGTGAGGCTGCGTTCAACAAGCACCACCTTCTCCGAGAACACGTCGCTGTAGCCCATATGCCTCCCGGTACCAAACCTTTCATCTGCACTCATGAAGGTTGCAGCGCTTCTTTTGCAACGAAAGCTCATCTCAAGAATCACGAGAAGACCCACGACGGTGCGTTACCTTTAGTTGTCATTCCCTTGCCATACTGATATAGGCTTTAGAAAGACGGTATATTTGTTCTCACCACGATCATGGCGAAGATTTCCCCAAATTTTCCAAGTGGACAGAACTTCAAAAGCACATATCTACGGAACACCCGCCCACATGTCCTCATCCTGAATGCAACGGTCGAATTTTCAAGAACAATCAACGTCTGAGGGATCATTTGCGTGTACACGCGGATCAACAGGCCGACAAAGCTGCGCTTGCGGACCGAcgcgaggaagaaatgcCACAATTGCTGTTAGAAGGGTTGGGCAAAAgtagaaagaagaggaaatcTTTTGCGCAACGGGAGGCAGAGGACAACGGACCTAGGAAGTTGAGAAAGATTCTCAACGGTGATGCTGGAAAAGATTGGGCTTGTGAGCATGAGAGCTGTGACAAAAAATTCAAATCTGTCAGTTCCTTTCTTCACTGACTTCATCTTTGCTGACTATCTTGCAGCGATATGCTTTAGAAACCCATATCAAAGTTGTCCACCAAAACATCCGTGAACATGTTTGCCCCCGTGAAGGGTGTGGCAAAGCGTATGCCTACAAAACCAATCTGAATCAACATCTCGCCAAACATAATTTATACGCGGGACCTTCGAAAACCGCGACATCTGAAAGCGGGATGTTGACTGGGATGgtcaaggagatgaggagattCATCTGTCCTGCATGGGCATTAGGCGTCTTTCCAGAGAACGGGGATATGATTGTCACTCCACCGCGGCCTGAGCTTCTTACGGAGGACAATAATGGTAATGAACAACTTCAATCTATCGTCAGATGCAGAGACCCTGCACCGGAGTCAACCACTACCGCCAACACTTCAGCAATACCAACACAATCGACACCCGAAGATTTGATTGGCAAGAGGTGTATCCTTCGATTCTGGAGAGTGTACGACGTTCGACGGCATCTCAAGTCAGAGCACCGTGTCGAGCTTGACGATATGCAAATTAGGAGATTGTTGCTCAGCACTGGTCAAACCGGGGAATAGAATGTTAGAATGTAGATGGAtagaaggaaagatgggaTAATGTATTAGTAGTAGATATTACTCGTATTGTTGTAGTTACTGGCTAGTAGGATTTGTATTTCCGACTTTTTGCTGTGGTTTTTTGGCCAGTGATGGTCATTATGAATATGTTCTTGATTTCGGTATCATCTTGAGTCATTATTTTCAATTCTCAAATTAATGCAGAAGCAAAGCTCTTCTGATCTGTTCACTTGCCCGTTGAATTCCATGGTTGTTCTTTTCTTGATTCCTTTCTAGCCAAAGCATTACACAAGCGCAAGAGTTTGCGTAATGATACTTAAAAGTTCGAGAGGTAAGATCAGTGACTGCTGCATTTGTTTTCAGTTGCATATTTATTTCCCATCTTTGATGTTTTCACTTTAAATCTGCCCGACCGCACAACCGTCTCCCCTTAAATCTGATCCACAGGCCcacacccttcttccgttGGGGTCTACCACTCGTTGGATAATCTGCCCCTTACCTGCAATCTTTCGCTCGTAACCTTCTGCAATTTCGCACTGATGGCCCATGGCTATTTCTCGTCAGTTATTGCGTGCTTATGAGATGGGACCATTACTCACCTCTCAACTCCTCGATGACCTTTGGGTCGATACCATCCTCGAACCAAATCTCGCTGTCGATATCACCAGCACCTTGTTCAGCGTTTTTCACGCCATTATCAGGAAGTCCTGCTGATATACAGAAACGAGGTGCGTCCAGGGTAGACTGGTTAGAAAAGCCTCGAAGCTTGTTGAGAAGAACCTGGATATGGCCTTGAGGTTGCATGAACCTTTATCGTCCCATCAGTATTGACCTTAATATAATTTACGATGGAACTTACCCTCCCATGACGCCGAAAGACATCATCAAGTCATCACCATGGGTAACCATACCAGGGATGATAGTATGGTATGGCCTCTTCCCGCCTTTGATGCAGTTGGGGTGCCCTTCAATTAAAGTGAATCCAGTCCCTCGATTCTGAAGAGTGAAGCCACAACCCTTAGGGATAGCACCTGTGCCAAACCCTAAGGAAAAGATATTTGAATCCAAGACGTGAATCAAGGGCGACTAAAGATACTCACCTGCATAGTTGGAAGCAATAAAACTGCAACTGTTTCCTTCTTTATCGGCCGTGGCGAGATAGACAGTGTCTGATGACTGAACGGGCGTACCATGTCTGATGGTTGAGGATTTGTTGAGGTCAATGAGAGATGCACGCTTCCGAAGATACTCTTTGGACAAAAGTTCCTTCATGGGCACATGCTCGACGTCTGGATCGGTGACATAATATCGAGCTACCCTTCTTTAGTAAATCTCGCAACTTGGAATACGGCAACCACTCACTATCCGCGAATGCCAGCCTTAAGGACTCTATCAAGATATGCAGATACAACTTCCCGTTATGTTCAATCTCCAGCACATCAATACCATGTACTTCTTCGACGGCTTCGATAATGCCCAAAGCCATGAGTGCTGTGATGCCCTGTCCATTGGGCGGGCATTCCCACAGAGTGAGTCCAGGATCACTAGGTTCTTCGTGAttgggaggatgatgaggttTGAAGGTGTATGAGATGGGCTGTATAACGTCTGCAGTACACTCGGCGAGGTCCTCTAGAGTCATGACTCCTCCACCGCTTTTGACAAGATCCACAATGGCTAATTCCCGGTGAACACAGGTATAGCTTTGGGCTTGAAATCTGAAGAAACTAAGCCTTACCTTGAGCAATCCGTCCTTTGTAAAAGCCATCGTGACCATGATCAGCAACCTCTTCGAGAGTATCGGCCAAGGTGTTATGCGTCATGACGTAGGACGGCCGGGGAGGATTCTGTGTCGATTATGTCAGCTATCAAATTCTGTAGAGGCATATGTCATCCTCACGCCGTCTGGCATCATCATTCTGTCAACTATGATCAGTTCAATCAATGGTATCGTATAGATCCCAGCACTCACTCTCTCCAatttgaagaagcttgctTGATAAGCTGTTCGGCAATCTGCCACTAAACTCAAAGCATTAGCACGACGGGGCTACTCAAGAGCCATCTGTCTTACTTGATTGCTGCTCAGCTCATACTGCGGCACACCTTCCCTTGCAAGCCTGATGGCAGGCTCCAGAATCTCCCTCATGGATAGTTTGCCAGAGCCGAATTCCTCAATCGTTTTAAGCCATCCGGCTGCCGCACCGGGGACTGTGACGGCGTTCAGGTTCGTCAAGGGAATCTATCAATAAAGAAGGGTCAGTTCGAATAAACAAGTATGAAATGAGGCTCACAGCATCGCCGGTTATGCCTTGTGAACGAAGGTACTCTAAAGTGAGAGCCTTAGGAGAACGACCTGAGCCATTAACGCCCTTAACCGTCTGACTTGCGGCGTCGtagaagaggcagaagacATCTAACACAGAGGAACATCAGTCTCTTCGTTTTTGAAATTCTTCCACGTAAAGGCTCCAACGCACCTCCACCGATACCTATGGGCATTGTTAGAAGGACGGTCCCATCACATGGCGACTACTAGCTTACCAGTCATTGACGGTTCACAAACATTGAGAGCAGCCGCGGtagcaacagcagcatcGGCTGAGCACCATGTGCCATTAGCTTCGCTTTCATTTCAGCAGTACTATCATGACTCACCTGCATTACCACCTTTGTTCAAAATCTCCAGGCCAACTTGAGCTGCCAAAGGCTGAGACGTCGCGACAGCACCCTTGGTCGAGAACACTGTTGAACGTCTCGAGGGGAAGGGTGAGAACTGGGGGTCGTGAGATgggtgaagacgagagtaGTCTATGGGCGCCATTGGATACCTGGTCTTATCCTGTCAGGAGCTGTTGATAATGAAGGGGATGCAACACAACAGCCCAAAGACTACTAGCTTGTGACTGAGAAAGCCGAGCTCCCGGGTAATGGGTGCATGGTGGTGTTATCAGTCGGACCGAAGATAACCGACATCGGTCGCGAAACTAGGGCGGTCAGAGCCGTCTCACTTCAAGAAAATCGAATCGGATATCATTCATTGGCCCGACAGATTTGTATGAAGGAGGGCCGTGCGTCGTGGCGCATTACGCATGTGGATCTATCATGAATCTGCAACGTGAATCCAGACTTGAAGGAAAGGCAGACGGAGACAAAAGCATGGCATCGGGTTTTTCGGTAATTTTTGTGTTAATATAATTGCCTTCTTTACATACAACGTCGCTCGTTGTCGCAATTGAGAACTCGACTGCCCAAAATCGGTGATACCGGATCAAGTCACCAATACCACCCGACGGTCTCGGAAGACAATAAGGCCAATCGCCTCGATTGCTTTGAGTTGAGCTAGGGAGCACGAATGTTCTCATCCTTTTGAAAGGTCAACTTAGGAGCGATGAGAGACCAGATGCAAGCGGTATATTGTGAAATGTTGCCCAAATGCACCCCATGTCCGAATGCCGAATGGACAAGTCGACGCCAGATTGGGCGAGCATTTCATCGTGGTTGTTTAGCAGTGAGAAACGGAGGTTTGTGCTGTCCTCATGGGAACGAGCACCTCACCAATTACTCATTGTAGATCAGAAAGGAAAGGCAAATATCAGATACAAGGCTTGGCATCATTTGGCTACTCTCGACTTCTCTTGTGGTGACCAAAACGAAAATGACAGGCCATTACACGTCCGTTGGAGAGCCGCGTGTACAGTTCAGGTGTAGCGATGGTCGAGATTAAAAAATTGTAGCCACATATATGCAAATAGCCGTTGAGTCAGTAAGAAAGACCTTCCAAAGCATCCGTGTCCGTGTGCCCTGCAACAGTCTGCTTATACGCCTTGCAAATATGTTGGTCGATAGTCGAGACAGTTCCTAACAATGTTCCTGTCTGATGTCGACTCATATCATCCACCTGATTCCCAAGGACTTAGCCATCAACAGAGAAAACGAGATAAACCCGTCCAAGGCCGCCTATATGTGTAAAATCATACATGCATCCTAAGGCGCCAACCATAAAGAGCAGTTTACGACCTAGGCTTCTCCCTATAATGGAAGTCAGCACGGCTGCAGACAAGGAACCACAGCCCaactcacttcttctccttccagAGAGCAAGAAGACCGACACCAGCAACCTTGACGACCTTGAATCGGACACCAGGAATATCACCCTTAGCCTTTCCTCGTCGACCGAAACCGGAGATAAGAACCTCGTCGTTCTCGTCGGTCTGCATAACATTAGCTGACAGAcactgaaaaaaaaaaaaaacgtaATGGTAACTGACGAAGTTCAAACAACCGTCGTTGGGGACGAAAGCAGTGACCTTCTTGCCGTTTTTGATGAGCTGAACTCGGACACACTTTCGGATAGCAGAGTTGGGCTGCTTGGCCTCAACACCGACCTGATCGGAGAAATTAGTATTGTTCCCATAAAATTCTCCAGTTgcctctcatcttcaagctctcATGCTCTTGCCAATTTCCCCATGCTTCTTATATCCTCGCACATGCCTTCCTGGCCGTCtactcaccttctccaaaaCGATACCCTTGGCGTGGGAAGAACCACCAGTGGGGGAGGTCTTGTAGAACTTGCCGAGAGCTCGCTTCTTGTAGTTCTTGTCGGCCCATCGGTTCTCCCTTCGAGAAGTACGGAGCTTTCGAGCGGCCTGCAGACCCCTAGGCTTGTTGCTACCCATTGTGGATAATGTGTTGGATTAAActtggtggatgaagaaaggagtACTTAAAGTGTACTGCCAAGATGTGCCGTCAGGCGGCGAGCGTTGGAGAGCGACGGAGGAAATCGGTGTTAGAAAAAGCGAAGGCGATGTGGCGAGCATGTGGCATTCGCGGCTTCACTGATTTTATCCTTAACGCCGATGGCCACGAACTCTGATTTGATGACGTGTAAGTGTCATTATTCATCTTCATGTCGGTTATGTCCGCTTATCCCAATAACTTAATTACTATATTCATTTTTAAATTTTTAACTTTttgcatttcttttttgttttctttttgtcgTTCACATATCGGCGATCACGCGTATGACCACTTCCTTGGTAAATGCCcgccacctccacttcatAGACTTCTATTCATCAGTCAGCTCGGTTGGCCCAGCACAGTTCAATCAATCTGACAATGCAGTGACGTTTGAGGAGTAAACGCAGGGTCTATGGGACGTTCTAAGGAGGCAATGCATTGTGGAAGGAGTCTTCTCTTATTCTACGTAGAGGAAGCTCCAATGGAGTATGAGGACTTCAGGTACCTCAAAGACTGGATGAGCATTATCAAATGCTGGGTTTCGGTAGATTTGCGAACCACAACGGAAAGGTCGTCTCCGTGGAGGGCAGCAAACAATGCCCTGTTTGCGGCCCGTTTCATGACGCGAAAGTACATCTTGACATCGTTGAAGACGTCTACTAAacgagggaaagaaggaggaaaaagaagggcgagAGATAGCGTTAGCAGTCGTCAACTGATCTTGAACTCTATCAAGAAATTTGGCGTACGTGTCAGCAATGGCTTGAACATGTATTTTATCGGCCATCATTGGCATCCGATAACTAAGCTGTAATAAATATATCTCCATAAATCTAATAGGCTTTGTCGTCTTTCGTTGGctgctttttttttttcataAATTGAATAAGTACTACAAAAATTGTATTGCCCCGTTTCCGAGCGATTCATCTCATCCTTAATCGGTTTCATCATGGAAAAGCACAATCAAGCAAGCAGACTGATTTCCACCCCACCTTCGGTCCTCCACAAACCAGTTCAGGTAGAGCTGTCATATTACACATGAAAATCAATTCTGCTGCTGGCGGCCTTAAATTAACTTGTTTTTCTGTCTCTTCTGCTGCCGTTGCCACCGTGGGACGAAAAGATCGTGCTTCCTGTCTTCCGTCGGAAGCTGCCCCGATGTGTGCATGCGGCTGGCTGTTGTCGTCCTTCGTTGTTCGTTGGTTGATGAGTACGAGTACTTTACAACAATTTCTTGAGTCTGTGGCCTCCAGTTATTCTGGGTCTCTTTTCTGTCGCATAAGCAACTCCTGTTCATCGAGGGAAGGAAATCTGAGCAACTCTTCAAAAACCTTGGGCGGATTTACTTGATGTCTCTTCTACCACTCAACATCACACTGTCCTTCTCCCAACCATCTTTCCACCCCGTCCTTCATCTCACATTCAATGTGCCTTCAATTTCAGATTTACAGGATGTGTCAAACTCTGCggtcgagaagaagaaactctGCGAGCCTGTAGCCCACTTGGAAATTACGCTTCCAGATCCTCTGTTTGTCGATCCCGATGAGCTTAGTGGGAAATGGCCGCTAcactcttcatcagaaCCGGCGATGCATCAGGCGTCTGGAGATAACTGGAAAATCTCTGGTTGGGGGCTAAATCCTCCTTCAGTGGACATTGAGCGACCATCATTCGGAAATGCGGCGTTGCACCATACACTCTACCTATCGGTTCGACCACAAACATTCTTCGAAGAAAGCGACGTTAAAGgtgaagtggaggtggaagtgCCGCTGCATGCAAGATACCTGGCTCCACGTGatgaagggagaagaacagTGTCGTTTCCGGGGGAAGACGAGAGCGAAATACGCTCCGGATGGACATGTGCATCGGTGTTGACTCAAAGTAAGTTCAATCTAACTCCCTCTTATAAATCGTTCAGTAGCTCATGGTAAATTGTTCAGGCCACCGGGTACCCACAGTACATCCTTTGCCTGTATCACTCACTCTACCCACCGGTCAACATGCGCATCAGCCCATAATTGAGGTCATAACACCTCTAGTCATTTGGCTAGGCTGGGCTTGGATAGCTTGGAAATTGTGGAAATTGAAATCTCGAGCTCTGGAACGAGAAAGTAAAGCGAAGGTGTTGTAAGATGTTAAGACTGTACTGCTTAACGTAAACTTCAATTACGTTTCGACCATACATTCTTCTAATATCAATACATTCGCAGCAACAATTCAGTACCCCAAGCAGTTTCGATTAGCACCCCACATTATAAAATTCAATGTCTTCCACTAGGACGCGAGATGCTCCGTCCGGCTTTCGAGGCGGTCAATCGCCCGCCTTCCGGCTGCCTTCTTACCActcttgttcttgttgATATCCCCAGACCCAGGCCGTCCAGACCGGCATCGACAGATTTGTATGCCGCAATCTCGTTTTCGAGAGTTTGAACTTTGTCATTGGCATTGTTGAGTAGGTGCCTCGTGGTCGCCAGTTCCTATCATCCCACGTTTAGTCAGCTTGCGTTTAAAAATAATGAAAAAGTGACGTTTTGTGTATGGTCCCTTACCTGCTTGACCAGCGTCATCTCCCTTCTTACGCCCTCCACGTAGCTGATCTTTTGTACTTCATTGGAATGCCCAACCAGCTGTGCATTGTGCGCTACCAACctctcagcttcttcgattgctgctgcttctctCGCTAAGACCATCTCGTGCTGTTCTTGAAGATCATTGTACAGTTCTTGATATTGAGACGCTTCAATATAAGCTTCGCGAAGACTGTTACAAGATCGCTATTAGCGGATATAACTAGCAAGCTCAGGCAAGTACATACTGTTGTATTTCTTCATCGAGCGCTTGTTCAGCAGACTTGGCCCTAGTCACCAGCTCATTCGCTCTCTTTACTTTCTCTGCATCATCTCTAGCCTTTATTTCCATTCTTTGCAAGTCTTCTTCTAGGCCTTCAATCTTTTGCTCCCTGAACATACATTCTTTTTCGGTGGCGAGCAGTTCTTCTCTCACACCATTGCAAGGCTCATGTGCTTTCTCCAAAGCGGCATGCCGGGTTTCGAGGTCATTGTGCTCTCGTCGAAGGTGCGCAAGGGTAGACTGGCAGGTAGAGAGGCTGGAAatggttgttgaaagtTTGGAGGTGAGCGAGTCGTTAACAGAATTGAGGGTTTCGATTTGTTGAATGTAATAAGACGAGGATAAATTAATGTGGTTGAGTGTAGCATCGAGAACGTCCTGTGAGGTCCGCGTAACCTCAAAGGGATCGGTTATAAATTCCAAAAGGTCCCTAGTGCCAATAGATAAGGCGAACTTCGTTACCTCGTTCCGCAGAGCCTGTTGATCATCTTTGATGCCCTTTACGATTTCCTTCAAAacccttctttcattctcTGCAGCTTTCAATCGCTCTTGAAGGTCTCTCGCTTCcgttcttttcttctcaaGGTCCAAAATGTCCGTCtcattcttcaacttccatctccacagCTCTGATTTCATCTCCAGATAGGATTGTTCCAACATCCGGTACTCCTCAACACGGACTGTGTTTCGATGAAGAGCACAATATGCAACAGTACAAGCTTCAATCGTTTCTTCAAGGCTGTCATTGGCCGCCTTCATTTGCTtaacctcctccttgagGGCCTTGATTTGCTTTAAAGATAAATTCGCATGGTCTTTCAATTCGCCCACTTCCAGCTTCAGctcttctcgcttcttGTCAGACCTTTCTTTACTTTCTTTAAGCTCTTCTatcctcctttccatcctggacctctctccctcccattTTATGCGTTCTCTTTCAAACGCTCGATCGTGGTCTTTCTGATCAGCAGCTTTGGTTTCCTCGAGCGATAACAGCATTCGAAGGGCGTCGAAGTCGACGAGTGTCTGAGTATGTCGTTTACGGAGCGAATCGAGTTCGTTCTGTGATGATAGATGCGATGATTGAAGTATGTCAAGCTTTTCTTGCAATTTCACGTTTTGCAGCTTCAGATTCTCAATTTGGTCCTGATACTGCACCAATTCTCAGTGATTTACCTCCGCAGTGGCCTAAACTGATTTACCTTAATTTTCAAAGCTGAATATTGATCCGTCATGTCCTCCAACTTTCTCTCAAGGTCACCAGCTTTGGAATGTGTGGACGGCTGTTGAGTTCGAGACAATTTCTTGATGGTTTCATCCCTCCTTTCTATCTTCGCTTTAGCCCTCTCAAGCTAGGAGTGGTTGTCAATCATGGGCTGCTACTTGGGTGATGCGTCAAACCAGGACATACTTGATGTTTTGCTTCAAACAAATGCCTTTCTAATGACTTCACATAGTCCTTTGTGTCACCTTGAGTCACATTGATATGCATCCTATGCTCCTTCCTGATCAAGAATCAGAAAGCACCCTTGATGTCAGACGTTACAACACTTACGGGTGTTTGTTATTAACATCTTGATTTGGCAGCATCCGCTCGCCAAAAGGTCGACGAACCTTCTGCTCTTCCGTCATTCAAATTGTATTATAGCTATCTATTGTAAAAGGGAAATTATAGAAGCATTAATCACTGAGATGGACGGTGTAGGAATGTGGAGGTATTACTTATAGATATGTCCCACGCATTACGGACTCGAAGTCACTACTCTGCTGTATGTTCCGTCGTTCGTTCGTTGTTTGGCTCATTCGAGGTCAGGCGGGACCGACGCCACCGTGGGAAATTGCAGAAATATCGTTGCGGCCATTCCCGCCCGTTGAAAATATCTTCgaactcttcttcgccttcgcACTTTCGTCCTGCCTTTGAGAATTGTATCCTTAGCAGCTCATTTAGAAACCATATacatttcttcatcacgTCACTCAGGATTCAAGGAACGATATCCAGTGGCAATGAAGTCCAACTTCGTCTTTCAAAATCTCTGCGGTACCGTTTACAGACAAGGGAATGTTGTCTTTACGCCCGATGGGAACTCTGTGTTGAGTCCGGTGGGAAACAGGGTGTCTGTGTTTGACTTGGTGAAGTAAGTAGTCACGGGTGTGCTAGATGATCTCCGGCTGATCTCCGCTTCAGTAACAAGTCAAGGACATTGCCCTTTGAGAACAGAAAAAATATCGCTTCAATTGCTCTTTCTCCAGATGGCAATGTACTAATTTCCATCGACGAAGGTGAATATTCCTATCGTCAATTGATGTATCTTATCTGACACCCTGGATGCTTTAGATGGAAGAGCACTGTTTGTGCACTTCCGTAAAGGGACAGTTCTTCAccacatctccttcaagcGCAAAGTCCACCACGTTTCATTTTCTCCCGACGGCAAATATATTGCGATAACGCACGGTCACATGGTGCAAATATGGAACACTCCCAGCCATTTGGTCCGAGAGTTTGCACCTTTTACCCTCCACAGGGAGTATACTGGTCATCACGACGAAGTTGTTAGTGTCTGCTGGTCCAAAAGCTCCAGGTGAGCGACCACAAATGATGTCTTACAAAACGGAAGTTGATCAGAAACAGGTATTTTATCACTACCTCGAGAGATATGACTGCGAGGCTATATACCATTAACCCACTTGAAGGTTTCCAACCTAAGCAATTTGGGGGACATAGAGATGTTGTGTTGGGAGCGTTCTTTTCTCAAGATGAGAAGACTGTAAGTCATAATCTCTCTCAGTCGAGGCGACAAATTGATGTTCTATAGATTTACACCGTTTCTCGAGACGGTGCAGTGTTTGTATGGAAAGCAAAAAAGGGCGTCTCTGAGGCGGACTCTGATGTTGAGATGGACATTCTCGATGCTCCCACCACTTCCACCTCTGCCGCCAACCTTGCCCTTGAGCACGCCGTCGCCTACACTCGATGGGGGGTTCACGCTCgccacttcttcaaccaGCCTGGTACGAAAGTGATTTGCGCTACCTTCCACCCCAAAACATCTCTCCTCATCGTCGGCTTTTCCTCTGGTGTCTTCGGCTTGTGGGAGATGCCCGAATTTACCCCCGTACATACGTTGTCGATCTCCAACGAGAAGATCTCTAGTGTGGCAGTCTCCGCGTCGGGAGAGTGGTTGGCATTTGGGGCGGCCAAGCTCGGACAGTTATTGGTTTGGGAATGGCAGAGTGAGAGTTACGTTCTTAAACAGCAAGGTCACTACTACGACATGAACACCCTGGCGTTTAGTCCCGATGGGCAGAACATCGCTACTGGCGGTGAAGATGGTAAGGTCAAGTTATGGAATGCTTCAAGTGGCTTCTGCTTTGTGACCTTCCCTGAACACACTGCCGCTATCTCCACTGTCGAATTTGCTAAGCAGGGACAAGTTTTATTCACAGCGTCCCTTGACGGTACTGTCCGCGCATACGACCTCATCCGATACCGTAACTTCCGGACATTCACCTCTCCCACCCCTGTCCAGTTCTCTGCCCTCGCCGTCGATCCTTCAGGCGATGTGGTCTGTGCTGGATCTCAAGATTCCTTCGAGATCTACATGTGGTCAGTCCAAACCGGTAAACTGCTTGACATCCTCACTGGCCATACCGCTCCTATATCAGGCCTCgccttctctcccaccGGTAATCAGTtggcatcttcctcttgggATCGTTCTATCCGTTTATGGTCAGTCTTCGGGCGATCAAGAGCCACCGAACCGATTGAGCTTTCGGGCGAAGCGACTGCGTTGGCGTTCAGGCCTGACGGAAATGAGATCTGCGCTTCTACTTTGAACGGGG from Cryptococcus neoformans var. neoformans JEC21 chromosome 7 sequence includes the following:
- a CDS encoding WD repeat protein, putative, with protein sequence MKSNFVFQNLCGTVYRQGNVVFTPDGNSVLSPVGNRVSVFDLVNNKSRTLPFENRKNIASIALSPDGNVLISIDEDGRALFVHFRKGTVLHHISFKRKVHHVSFSPDGKYIAITHGHMVQIWNTPSHLVREFAPFTLHREYTGHHDEVVSVCWSKSSRYFITTSRDMTARLYTINPLEGFQPKQFGGHRDVVLGAFFSQDEKTIYTVSRDGAVFVWKAKKGVSEADSDVEMDILDAPTTSTSAANLALEHAVAYTRWGVHARHFFNQPGTKVICATFHPKTSLLIVGFSSGVFGLWEMPEFTPVHTLSISNEKISSVAVSASGEWLAFGAAKLGQLLVWEWQSESYVLKQQGHYYDMNTLAFSPDGQNIATGGEDGKVKLWNASSGFCFVTFPEHTAAISTVEFAKQGQVLFTASLDGTVRAYDLIRYRNFRTFTSPTPVQFSALAVDPSGDVVCAGSQDSFEIYMWSVQTGKLLDILTGHTAPISGLAFSPTGNQLASSSWDRSIRLWSVFGRSRATEPIELSGEATALAFRPDGNEICASTLNGELIFIDVEEGQIKSVIEGRRDISGGRKVDDRLTAANNAASKYFNSVIYTADGACVLAGGSSKYVVLYDRTEGVMVKKFQISENLSLDGTQEMLDSRKMTEAGTIDSFDRQGEEEDLEDRLDSTLPGASKGDLSKRRYRREARTNCVRFSATGRSWAAASTEGLLIYSLDESTTFDPFDLSLDLTPESVMQTVVSGDHLIALIMALRLSEKPLIQRVYESIPPSSIRLIARQLPRVYITQFMKFISDHIENTPHVEFDLVWTAAMLTSHGKFLKERKGEMASTLRGLVRGLMGLEMSVAKISDENTFSLNYILSQAGKDDQIEFEEGEGDAFILDVDGA